ATGAAAAAATCCGACGATACATATTTACTAGTAAGATTTATACCGCCTGATTTATTTCGACGATAAATTTAATGGTAATTTTAGtatctttatatttttatcatttttcttctGACGATAAATCTAAAAGtattcaacatttttcttgtaataATTAACTGAGTCATGGATACGAAATCTTTCTAACATTGGAAACAATAAAGAACACAAGCATAATATtaatttgaagaagaaagaagaactttGTGTGAGTGGCATTCAAAGCCACCGATTCCAAAAAGGTACATAGGCATATTTCGTTAATTTTAGAAAGAGATTATTGACGGTAAAATTAATCAGTCTCATAGAGTTAAAGATGAAGAATCAAAAAGAGAGTTTTCTTTGTTCAGACTTTGTGGTTATTGAAAAAAATTGTCAAAATGAAAATGGGTATTCATCActcaatttaatatttaatacttAGTGTTTAATGTATTCATCAAGTGTGTTGACAAAAAATAGTAACTATTTTTATCTATATAACATTGCTCTTCCACCTTTTGCTTATAGGTgatagaaagagagaaaagaaatcaAAAGTCTCAGATTATAGCCAAAATCATGGTTAGCTTTGAAAAACTAATCCATATAAAATAAGATTCAGACTTGTGCGTTGTGCGAAAATAAgattgatataatatatatttttatataatataaaagctaatttaaaaattttattattataaaattaaaaaatatacataaattaaattataaataaaactataaaaacatTCCATTAAAGTTTATTCACCTAacttcaaataattatttttatttttggtttttcttaAGTAGTTACTtttgtttattcttttttatgttatatttaaatattatagtaTAATGATAAAACTATTCGATGAAATAtaagtattaatataattaatattttaataattaaaaataacatctaagtttttaattttatttttattgaatcataaatatatgttattgaaagaaaaaaaaatgaaagatatACAAACGAAAAAGacactatataattaataaatataattacacAATAATTGAAAAAACTAATGGATGCAATTACACCATCTACATATGTTTAGCAaactagaaaaaatataaaaataaaagacggTCGTCAACCAAATAGAAACAATAGTTGTACAAAAAATTTAACAAGAGtggaggaaaagaaagaaaaagacgtAAGGAGGTAAAGAAAATGTgtgaaataataaatattaatttatataataaataattaaatataaaaagtgggtatgaaagaagaaaatgaattagattttaattcaatttatatttattaaaaataattaaattaacattgaaagtataaaataatttataaaaaaaataaagagtaagaaaatatgaaaaattaagGTTAATGACTAATTTCATAATGAAGAATAATAAAGAATGAGATTGAATAAACTTCATATGAGGAAGTAAAACAAATTTTATAActtattaaagagaaataatattaaaaagaaaatttatgaCATTATGTAAAGATAGAaggttattaatataaaaagaattttatgatgtaatataaagatagaaaattatatcacccaaaaaaattttaagcaaaaaaataaagttaaatcaaatgtctaaaaataattatgaaactatcttaattttttaatagattataaataaataaataaatagacctattttttaatatataaattaaaaagagtagaaatgaaaaattaatttataaaatagaaaaatatttaaatatttttaaaatattaatattctaataattttagtcattaattttaattattatatattatatattttatagtcgaataattaatcactaaaattatTGAAAACCAGTGTTCCAATTAAGAACATGTGAAAttcttaatataaaataaagaggGAGAAATGGTTACCCGTGTCAGTAAATGCGATGATTCCCCTCTCTTCCTTCATATCTTGTGTTGGAATTGGATGCACAACAATTGGAATTTGGGGACCATATGTATGACATCTCAATCTCAATCTCAGAAACAAAAAGCATGAGTAGGTCCAATAATACCTCAAAAGGAATGAATATATTTGGTACGAagaatatctatatatatatatatatatatatatatatatcaagtctCTCTCTCCTGCCCACTCTGTACTCTGTTACCCTCTTTTTACAACATAAGACTGTTACACTCTCTGTCTCCCTCACTGTTCCACCTCTTTGCCTTTTGACCAAACTCCTCCTTTTCTGTTTTTCCTTGATCTCTGCGAAATTTTCACATAATATTCCTCCTGTtcatgctttctttaatttctattacCAATGGTCCGGCCGCCACCACCACCGCTACTATCATTAACTTAATAACGAACATTTTAGGCCTCCATCAAGTATCATGTGTATATTGTCGTATTTAATGAAGAAAACAAATATATTACAATGTGATccactaataatttaaattaaatttgtatgTTATATAATATCTTCTATTATTATATCTGATGATACGTAAAGTTTTAATTTAGAAGTATCTAAGAACTAAAAAGATTTAAAacacagtaaaaaattaattaaaaagaatctaaaactattttattttatattttataattactgCATAActtattttgtattatttaattataataaaaataattgagtaatattaaatataacaaatatttaattatagatattacatacatatatttataaaattatgaatattatattacataaaaaattaaattattatctttttaaggttgattttttttatatagaaaaaatattggtatttttgttagaaataaaattatttggTGTAATTACAGGTAGATGAATTTTGTAAGTGGGAAGTCAACATGTGAAGAGTGTGTTACAACACGTGGCAACATTTTGGCCAACACATGGGGACATGTTGAATAATTTTCACAATatacacttcaaatatcaatattcaatcAAAACAATATctctattttcatattaaaaataattttcgtattcttaataccattgttaaaaaaaaattttgtaattaaaaggCTCGCTGTCACGTAAATTTCTCCTTTCACTCTTGACTGAAAtccaattaaaattattttttttatttgattgctATCTCTTAATTTTATTAGATCACTAATTAATCTAAAATTAGTTTCATATAATTAAGGTTTCAACTTTCAATTAAGTAGTACTAAATTTAATCCTAGTATCCCTTTTGGTATTTTACTATGTAGCTAGCTGGTTACCTTAAATAGattcatctatatatatatatacacgttcTAAGTTCTATATATCCAACTATCACTAGAGTACTATTCCCACTCTGCCTCCtatcctctcttctcttctaaaCCTATTTCTATAGATCTCTTTCTCTTCAATTGAAACATATTAGAAAAACTATAAGTACTATAGTCCACTATAAATCTTCCCAGCAACTCAGATTTCAGTTAGACTTAGTTGTTACAAAATGTCAAGAAAACACAAAAGGGGGTACTTTAGTCCTGACGTTAATGAGCAACAACCAATTACCATCTTTCTCAACCACGGTGGCGGCAACAGAAGCAGTGGCGGCGGTGGAAGGATTATTGGAAGAAACAAAAAGAGGATCATTGAAAGTTTTACTTTGCCAAAAGACTCAACAATGTCTACTCCTGTGAAGTTCCTTATACAGATTGGGACAAAGGTGGCAAGTGCTATAAGAGATGTTTCTATGAGGAGGAGATCCTCAAGAaaagtttcttcttcttcttcttccactttGGTGAGATCATACTCAGTATCAGATCACACTACTGATTCGCATCGAGCTGAAGCTGTGGAAGATTGCATTGAGTTCTTGCATTCTTCTTCAACTAGGGAAAGACCAAGTTGAgttttgcttttattattcattctccaatcagcttttgtgatgtaTATTAATGACAGAAAAATGCATGGTACTTTAATTTTTTCTTAGTTTATTGATTTCAGTTAACGTGTTCTTGAGTAGCAGGAATCAGAGAAGTTAATTTCATGTAGTCTGCGACTTTGGCAATGAGTTGGAGTATGAAATCTCTCATACAAACGTTTGCTCAATTCATAGTTAGACGTGCAAACTGTGATGTTGCGTTTATAAAAATACACTATTTGATCAATTCATATTCAAAAAAGCTTCATGTTCTTATTCTTTTTTCGTTTTTGCCCACACGCGATTATTCTCAATCCAACAGGTCATCAAACATTCATTcattataaattgaaattttatttaagaatttctcGTTAGAAAAGTTTAGGGGcaacaattttattgaattttggccagcaaaTAACCAACAGATGAAGATgagccattagatgaaatctcaatcacaaaaattactgttCCTAGCATTACTCTTTTTCGTTAACCCATGATGAGTTACTGTATACACACGTATACTTATTCTATTAAGTGTAATTTTACTTACATAGTAGCATTAATATACaagatttta
The sequence above is drawn from the Arachis hypogaea cultivar Tifrunner chromosome 4, arahy.Tifrunner.gnm2.J5K5, whole genome shotgun sequence genome and encodes:
- the LOC112794335 gene encoding uncharacterized protein, which gives rise to MSRKHKRGYFSPDVNEQQPITIFLNHGGGNRSSGGGGRIIGRNKKRIIESFTLPKDSTMSTPVKFLIQIGTKVASAIRDVSMRRRSSRKVSSSSSSTLVRSYSVSDHTTDSHRAEAVEDCIEFLHSSSTRERPS